Proteins encoded within one genomic window of Flavobacterium oreochromis:
- a CDS encoding TIGR01777 family oxidoreductase, which translates to MMKIVISAGTGFLGQVLVEYFKKDNNEIIVLTRGRAKTKDNVHYVHWNAKTLTGWEKQLENTDVLINLAGKSVDCRYNEENKKTILSSRIDSTKILNQAVLQCEHPPKHWLNSSTSTIYRHSEDKQMDEYTGEIGDDFSMNVAKSWEHAFFETATPNTLKTALRTSIVLGKKGGAFLPLKNLTQMGFGGKQGNGKQFISWIHEEDFARALAFIIEKEITGVINIVSPTPVQNKTFMKTLRKEMNIPFGTPLGKRMLEFGAKIIGTETELVLKSRNVIPKRLLENGFVFKFGDLREAFKELLYKNSYTEFHKVGTKFHKEKLLSSNN; encoded by the coding sequence ATTATGAAAATAGTTATTAGTGCAGGAACAGGTTTTTTAGGGCAAGTTCTTGTGGAGTACTTCAAAAAAGACAATAATGAAATCATTGTTCTAACTCGTGGAAGAGCTAAAACAAAAGACAATGTTCATTACGTACATTGGAATGCAAAAACATTAACGGGTTGGGAAAAACAATTAGAAAATACAGATGTCTTAATCAATCTTGCAGGAAAATCTGTAGATTGCAGGTACAATGAAGAAAACAAAAAAACAATTCTTTCTTCCCGAATTGATAGCACAAAAATTCTAAACCAAGCTGTTTTGCAATGTGAGCATCCGCCTAAACATTGGTTAAACTCTTCCACATCTACCATTTATCGTCATTCTGAAGACAAACAGATGGATGAATATACAGGTGAAATTGGTGATGATTTTTCTATGAATGTAGCCAAATCTTGGGAACACGCTTTTTTTGAAACCGCAACGCCTAACACATTGAAAACCGCTTTACGAACTTCTATCGTATTAGGCAAAAAAGGAGGTGCTTTTCTACCGCTAAAAAACCTAACACAAATGGGATTTGGTGGTAAACAAGGAAACGGGAAACAATTCATCAGTTGGATACACGAAGAAGATTTTGCAAGGGCATTGGCATTTATCATCGAAAAAGAAATCACAGGAGTCATCAACATTGTTTCACCAACGCCTGTGCAAAACAAGACTTTTATGAAAACACTTCGAAAAGAAATGAATATCCCTTTTGGAACACCTCTAGGCAAGCGAATGTTAGAATTTGGTGCTAAAATCATAGGAACAGAAACTGAGTTGGTTTTAAAAAGCCGTAATGTGATTCCGAAGCGATTATTAGAAAATGGATTTGTTTTTAAATTTGGAGATTTGAGGGAGGCGTTTAAGGAATTGTTATATAAAAATAGTTACACAGAGTTCCACAAAGTAGGCACGAAGTTTCACAAAGAAAAATTACTATCAAGTAATAATTAA
- a CDS encoding SRPBCC family protein, whose amino-acid sequence MTTLHLKTIINSKIQTVFNASRNLDFHKESLASTNERIIAGKQNGLIEEGETVTWRGKHFGCYLTHKSLITQMNKYDSFTDEMVDGHFKSFVHHQFIEQGNMTLMIDTIHYSVPYGLLGRFFDFLVLKKYLRKLIEERNEFLKINS is encoded by the coding sequence ATGACCACACTCCATCTAAAAACCATTATCAATTCAAAAATACAAACGGTATTCAACGCCTCTAGAAATTTAGATTTCCACAAAGAATCATTGGCATCTACCAATGAAAGAATAATCGCAGGAAAACAAAACGGACTTATAGAAGAAGGAGAAACAGTTACTTGGCGAGGAAAACATTTTGGATGCTATCTAACCCATAAAAGCTTAATAACTCAAATGAACAAATACGATTCGTTTACTGATGAAATGGTTGATGGACATTTTAAGTCTTTTGTTCATCATCAATTTATTGAACAAGGAAATATGACTTTAATGATAGACACGATTCATTATTCAGTTCCTTATGGATTGCTAGGCAGATTTTTTGATTTTTTGGTTTTGAAAAAATATTTGAGAAAATTGATTGAGGAAAGGAATGAGTTTTTGAAAATTAACTCATAA